Sequence from the Pecten maximus chromosome 8, xPecMax1.1, whole genome shotgun sequence genome:
ACAACTATGTGTGTGATAGAGTtactgacgtactgtatcaccgTGTCATCACACCTGTGTCATTAATACAACTATGTGTGTGTGATAGAGTtactgatgtactgtatcaCCATGTCATCAAACCTGTGTACAGTCATTAATACAACTATGTGTGTGTGATAGAGTtactgacgtactgtatcactgtgtcaTCAAACTGTGTCATTAATACAACTAGGTGTGTGTGATAGAGTtactgatgtactgtatcaCCATGTCATCAAACCTGTGTACAGTCATTAATACAACTATGTGTGTGTGATAGAGTtactgacgtactgtatcaccaTGTCATCAAACCTGTGTCATTAATACAACTATGTGTGTGTGATAGAGTtactgacgtactgtatcactgtgtcatcaaacctgtgtacagtcattaatacaactatgtgtgtgtgatagagttactgatgtactgtatcaCCGTGTCATCAAACCTGTGTCATTAATACAACTATGTGTGTGTGATAGAGTtactgacgtactgtatcactgtgtcatcaaacctgtgtacagtcattaatacaactatgtgtgtgtgatagagttactgacgtactgtatcaccgTGTCATCAAACCTGTGTCATTAATACAACTATGTGTGTGTGATAGAGTtactgacgtactgtatcaccgTGTCATCAAACCTGTGTCATTAATACAACTATGTGTGTGTGATAGAGTtactgacgtactgtatcaccatgtcatcaaacctgtgtacagtcattaatacaactatgtgtgtgtgatagagttactgacgtactgtatcaccaTGTCATCAAACCTGTGTCATTAATACAACTATGTGTGTGTGATAGAGTtactgacgtactgtatcaccgTGTCATCAAACCTGTGTACAGTCATTAATACAACTATGTGGGTCTTCCACAGCATTCACATGTAGTAGACAACCCACATCATcgtaacatttaaataaatgaaGTTATGATAATTGTTGGTTTATAGTCTTTTTTACTCGAATGACCGTGAAGAAGCGTTTAACTATGTCCTATCGTCCGTCCCCCATTCAGTCTTTGCTCTGTTTTACAGCTATCAAAGATTATACTGAGAGATCTGACAGATTTGTTATAGACACTCCTCAAAGTGGAGTTCGATACGGATGGTTGAACTAATTGATCATTATATTTCTCTAGACGTTGTTTTTATTGTGGTTTTTCTATATACCATCGGCTTCCTAACATCGTGGTCATACAATGATGAAAACAATGTCCCCGAATGAAGGAGCCACCCAAAATCCCTTTTTAAGTGTAATCACACTGAAAAGCTAATGGCCCTTACCACCAAGATGAACGTCAAGAAGATTGTGACAATTACATTTGGTTCGGGCTGGACAACAGACTTGGCGTACTCGCCACAAGGACAAACGAGAAATGTTACCAATGAAGATTTCAGGAAACAAAACGATTCGTTAGAATTAAGCGATTTTATGGTTCCACGTGATCCAATGGGCTAAATAGATTActaacattaattttttttaaagtattggTCTCCGAAGGCATAACTTAAATTATCTTCACTTTGACGACGCCGAACACTGTCAAAAATACGAAAGCATTAGGAAACAAAAAGGTTCGTTATAACGTAGACAGATTTCAAATGCCTGATGACTTCAAATGCTCACAATTGATTGTTGATTTGAGTAAAGTTGTATAAAAATGTTAGGATAACTTGTTCCGGCAATAGCATACTCCCAACCACATACAGGAGCATTACAAGTCAACGGGATTAGACGCGTGAGCGTCCTACTGTAGCTACATGACTGTCATGCAAGATGGACAGCGCGTGCAATGGTCTGTCACAAACTGTATACTGAAGAAGGGCATAGCACattttaatgataacaataccaTACACCATACTGTGCTTAAACATCTGTCGTGGAGAAACGTCTGCTACTTTTCGTGTGTAACGAAAATACATgcatagaatatatatatataactgataaccGACAAAAGAAGACGCTACATTTTGCACTAACGCTTTCATTGTATTAGATCTTCAGGTACATAGTAACAATACACAAGGTGTGACGTCAGTTATCAGTATATTTTACTTGCATCTCGTCAActtcaacatttatatatatatgtgtgtgtgtgtgtgtgtgtgtgaacaccgaaaatatcaacacataaaaaatgaaaacgaAAAATGTCTTTGTGCATATGACACGTCGGATTCGGTATAACTTTCAACACGGGGGCATTTTAGCAATATGATGTTATAAGTATGATGACATTTGATGCATTGAACCATTTCTAGTATGTCGTTGGCTATTGTTTATACCCTCGTTTGTGGTGGCGCCACCATCTTGTAggtcaccacatgtggtaccatTCTGTGTCTCTGTATATAGAAGGAATGTAGTCTTTACAGTATTGCCATCATGCCTAACGTTTTGTGATAGTGTATGTGCCTGTGTGTCATTCACGACATCCGATGTGTGATCTGGATCCCTGGAGGTCGATGGCATGTCCCCGTTCTCTGAAGTCAGTGAAACAATAGAGATATTGGAAGTTTTAGAATGTATAATTTCTTTGTCTTTTTGATTCCTAGAAAATGGAATCATGTGTTTCAAGTATGTTCTGAATTCGCTAGAACAAACACAATATATGACGAAGTTTGAGATAAACGTTAAAATGACCAGGATGTACATGAAGGACAGCGTCGTCTCGAGGTCTTGGCGGCAGATAATGTTAACATGGAACACCATTGATATTGTGTACAAAGCCACTAAAATAGACCCCGGTACTTCAAACACTAGGAAGATCCCGATCACCCAGCTAATCATAACGGTGAGTTTGGCCTCCCTGTGATGCTGGTGTGCTGTTGCGTTTTTGACTTGAAGTAGGTAGCATCTCGCTCTGGTCGCCTTTCGTAACTGTCGGATCATAATGGCGCCAAATACTATAAGTAGTATACAAGGAATGATCTTGAACCCCAGAAGCCATACGATTACATGCGGAAAGTATGCCATCGCGACGTCATTATTCACCGGTTCCACAGAGCATGCAGCAAAGGTGGTATTATCCTTCAGAGGCATGTCCACTTTCTTCTGTCCAACCATGAAGGAGTTAACTATTTCTGGCACAATGCAAATTACAAAGCACCCAATCACGGTAACAAATGTCCTCCGAGTCGTACACCAGCGCCCTACCTGTAGTGGGTAGGTGATGCTGAGACAGCGCTGGAACGCCAGGGTGACGGTCAGTAGGTTAGCGGTGCTGTGGCATACTGTGGGGGATATCTCCGTTAAGAAGTACCATGTAGAACACAAGTTGTATGGTAAATAAGACACGATTCCTAGGAAGCCAAATACGTACACGTAGGCAAGCCCCGGTAGGACGAGTGTTAGCATATCAAAGAGACATATCGCC
This genomic interval carries:
- the LOC117332379 gene encoding sex peptide receptor-like, with the translated sequence MTNLMVENCLVSNMTVKFGMEKSSTSHQANHRLTIDGIDRDVFIVNFEKIFRYHFEIYIYGYAWPLVALVIVVLNSILLYIFAKKRMMTRNVTHLIIGAICLFDMLTLVLPGLAYVYVFGFLGIVSYLPYNLCSTWYFLTEISPTVCHSTANLLTVTLAFQRCLSITYPLQVGRWCTTRRTFVTVIGCFVICIVPEIVNSFMVGQKKVDMPLKDNTTFAACSVEPVNNDVAMAYFPHVIVWLLGFKIIPCILLIVFGAIMIRQLRKATRARCYLLQVKNATAHQHHREAKLTVMISWVIGIFLVFEVPGSILVALYTISMVFHVNIICRQDLETTLSFMYILVILTFISNFVIYCVCSSEFRTYLKHMIPFSRNQKDKEIIHSKTSNISIVSLTSENGDMPSTSRDPDHTSDVVNDTQAHTLSQNVRHDGNTVKTTFLLYTETQNGTTCGDLQDGGATTNEGINNSQRHTRNGSMHQMSSYL